In Bythopirellula goksoeyrii, a single window of DNA contains:
- a CDS encoding GGDEF domain-containing protein encodes MFHLLPKNITAKYKQSVLIEYGLLLAVGMVTLVMWKYERHDPVLLHLYYVPVVLTGFILGSYRARFMALFCILSATVVLIPGTIRPLTQSLPDNLVPTYCVWTATIMLVAILVGKLSDGWRDALETLRKEHQKDVLTDPLTGIANRRAYEFELNRRVNQRERDGTPVTLVILDIDQFKKLNDRFGHPAGDAVLKGVADVLQATIRKSDLAARHGGEEFSIILPGISLSEAKDVAERIRTLIESRRFTYNELTLRTTVSIGFAQFQPDDDLDSLTRRADAALYSAKEAGRNCVYFHDGRSCRHQGAGFVASPDSLVSKGHLSTTFLEAYADETTGLPGKRVLLEELRRRAAERSRYGTELVLALVRVNYFALTPISQIHARKSLLAKTASLVCSQLRETDLVVRYGNDTFGVLMPSTTLQGASVPLERICAQATIYCDSQYPGLSYSVSIGVAEVSRNEKPNSTISNADVALQIAVARVIGCVEYFQAAGTDVLTASTSTTNEHREEFASGFTSETLPKV; translated from the coding sequence ATGTTCCATTTGCTCCCCAAAAACATCACGGCCAAGTACAAGCAATCCGTACTCATAGAGTACGGTCTGCTGCTAGCTGTCGGCATGGTCACCCTGGTCATGTGGAAGTATGAGCGACACGATCCTGTCCTGCTTCACTTGTACTACGTCCCGGTGGTGCTAACAGGCTTTATCTTGGGGAGTTACCGGGCACGCTTCATGGCGTTGTTCTGTATTTTATCGGCGACCGTTGTTTTGATTCCCGGTACGATAAGACCATTGACGCAGTCATTGCCAGACAACCTAGTGCCGACCTATTGCGTTTGGACTGCCACGATTATGCTGGTTGCCATTCTCGTGGGAAAACTTAGTGATGGTTGGCGAGATGCTCTGGAAACCCTCCGAAAAGAACACCAGAAGGATGTACTTACCGACCCTTTGACAGGTATAGCCAACCGCAGAGCGTACGAATTTGAGCTCAATCGCCGAGTTAACCAGCGTGAACGAGACGGGACCCCCGTGACTTTGGTGATTCTTGATATTGATCAATTCAAGAAACTGAATGATCGTTTCGGCCACCCTGCTGGAGATGCCGTCTTGAAGGGGGTGGCGGATGTGCTGCAAGCAACTATTCGCAAGTCCGATCTTGCAGCGCGCCACGGTGGGGAAGAATTCAGTATAATTCTGCCAGGAATCAGTCTGTCCGAAGCCAAAGACGTGGCCGAGCGTATCCGCACTTTGATCGAGTCGCGACGATTTACCTACAATGAACTCACACTTCGCACAACCGTCAGCATAGGTTTTGCGCAGTTCCAACCAGATGACGACCTCGATTCGTTAACACGGCGTGCAGATGCAGCCTTGTATTCTGCCAAAGAAGCTGGCAGAAACTGTGTTTACTTTCATGATGGGCGGTCCTGTCGCCATCAAGGTGCAGGATTTGTTGCCTCCCCAGATTCACTTGTGTCCAAAGGACATCTCTCCACTACCTTTTTGGAAGCCTACGCCGACGAAACGACGGGGCTTCCTGGGAAGCGTGTGCTGTTAGAAGAGTTGCGTCGCAGAGCGGCAGAGAGAAGTCGCTATGGAACAGAACTCGTCCTTGCTCTCGTGCGAGTCAACTATTTCGCATTGACTCCCATTAGTCAAATCCATGCGAGAAAAAGCCTATTGGCCAAGACAGCAAGTCTTGTTTGCTCGCAACTGCGAGAAACTGATCTGGTGGTTCGCTATGGAAATGATACTTTCGGAGTTCTCATGCCTTCTACGACCCTCCAAGGTGCTTCCGTACCGCTAGAGAGAATCTGTGCTCAAGCCACTATCTATTGCGATTCGCAGTATCCAGGGCTCTCCTATTCTGTCAGCATTGGAGTCGCAGAAGTGAGTCGAAATGAAAAGCCAAACTCGACGATCTCAAATGCTGATGTGGCACTTCAAATCGCGGTGGCCAGAGTAATAGGATGCGTCGAATACTTTCAAGCTGCCGGTACCGACGTGTTGACTGCATCGACTTCTACTACGAACGAACACCGAGAAGAATTCGCAAGCGGTTTTACTTCAGAGACCTTACCTAAGGTGTAA
- a CDS encoding ATPase, T2SS/T4P/T4SS family, translated as MNDQWFFEIGDGNTYGPYPLEKLQKWAVAGNLMPTHRVRNIDSNEWVIAAYVPGLELTTVIPGSDGQDEKDDRSSVTAFGSLVRGMGRKGKDGSGKKASSKKPPAEPPDIVKMCDDMLKIAFLRGASDLHVDPEQNITLVQIRVDGELETIRKLPKNLHNPVVSRYKVLSNMDIAERRLPQDGRFVHSFDEEKRKVSIRAACLPTTHGERMTLRLLALETEELTLNRLGMSRRTYDTFVKYACQQQGMILMTGPTGSGKSTTLYAALRHRLANYPGRIITVEDPVEFDIVGVAQAEVDTADKVQFTTVLRNILRSDPDVIMIGEIRDFESVDIAIKAALTGHLVFSSLHTNSAAGVITRLIDMGVKSYQVAATLRLCVAQRLVKRLCSQCRKPRNLTAVEAANLGKPSLEGSIIYEPGRCERCNERGYHGRVGIFEMLPIDEELTRRIVANCDENQVADYMREKEMPRLHDDAIDKLLAGATSLDEILGVLIWQ; from the coding sequence ATGAATGACCAATGGTTTTTCGAGATTGGCGACGGTAATACTTACGGCCCCTATCCCTTGGAAAAACTCCAGAAATGGGCCGTAGCGGGCAATCTGATGCCGACGCATCGAGTTCGCAATATAGATTCCAATGAGTGGGTCATTGCCGCTTATGTCCCTGGGCTAGAGCTGACTACGGTTATTCCAGGTTCCGATGGGCAAGATGAGAAAGACGATCGGAGTTCGGTTACAGCCTTTGGCTCTCTAGTTCGCGGAATGGGTCGTAAGGGCAAAGATGGAAGCGGAAAAAAAGCAAGCTCTAAAAAGCCCCCTGCCGAACCGCCAGACATTGTGAAGATGTGCGACGACATGTTGAAGATTGCTTTTCTGAGAGGCGCTTCCGATTTGCATGTTGATCCCGAGCAAAACATCACCCTCGTCCAGATTCGTGTTGATGGCGAGTTGGAAACGATTCGTAAGCTTCCCAAGAATCTCCACAACCCAGTTGTGAGTCGCTACAAGGTTCTCTCGAATATGGACATCGCTGAACGGCGATTGCCTCAGGATGGCCGATTCGTTCACAGCTTTGATGAAGAAAAGCGCAAAGTAAGTATTCGCGCCGCATGCCTCCCTACCACTCACGGGGAACGTATGACACTGCGTTTGCTTGCGCTAGAAACAGAAGAACTGACACTCAATCGGCTAGGAATGTCGCGTCGTACCTACGACACGTTCGTCAAATACGCCTGCCAGCAGCAGGGTATGATCCTAATGACCGGGCCGACGGGTAGCGGCAAATCAACCACTCTCTATGCCGCCCTGCGTCACCGTCTAGCCAATTATCCAGGAAGGATCATCACAGTCGAGGACCCTGTTGAGTTCGATATTGTGGGAGTTGCTCAAGCCGAGGTCGATACTGCTGACAAGGTGCAATTTACGACCGTGCTGCGTAACATCCTTCGCAGTGATCCTGATGTGATTATGATCGGCGAAATACGAGATTTTGAGTCGGTCGATATCGCGATCAAGGCGGCGCTCACAGGGCACTTGGTGTTTAGTTCCTTGCACACGAATTCTGCTGCTGGGGTCATTACTCGTCTCATTGATATGGGGGTGAAATCGTATCAGGTCGCCGCGACATTGCGATTATGTGTTGCCCAGCGACTTGTGAAACGGCTCTGTTCCCAGTGTCGAAAACCGCGGAATCTCACGGCAGTCGAAGCCGCTAATCTTGGCAAGCCTTCTCTCGAAGGTAGCATTATCTACGAACCTGGGCGTTGCGAACGATGCAATGAACGAGGCTATCACGGGCGAGTCGGCATCTTCGAGATGTTGCCAATCGATGAAGAGTTGACACGTCGCATCGTTGCCAATTGCGATGAAAATCAGGTGGCCGATTACATGCGAGAGAAAGAAATGCCACGTTTGCATGATGATGCGATCGACAAACTCTTGGCAGGGGCTACTAGCCTCGACGAGATTCTGGGTGTGCTCATCTGGCAGTAG